The DNA segment CACGATCATCAACGCATAAGCAACGCCCTGGTCAATAGAAGTCCCTACAACACAAACAAATGCAATTTCCATCATTCACCATTCAAATATGCAGCCAAAGATACCTAACTAATGTTGGTAAAACTCACAAACTCCAATTATCTTGTTCCATGAATAATTGGTTGTGACCATCACATGTGTTTGTATGTGCACTTAAATGAACCATCTTTATCCCCTAACTACATTTAACCACCTAAAAGCTACAATAAAGTTTAATATAGTAATATATATAGGATTCGGATCAGGGGAAAACTCCTACGAGTTGTGAAAACTTAGAGAACTTGGTATTCCTGTGCGAGTTTTGCCCCCATTTTTTTCACACCCCTCGATTAAAATGTTACAAagacagccgtaaaaaaaaatacGGCCCCTTACAGCTGCGGTAAAAAGCTGATGACATCAGCATTTACGGccattttttttaaagttgtttttttttGGAAATTCTGTTTTTTGAAAATACCTTGGTAAACCCGAGTTCTCAAAATTCTCACAACTCaattaagttttcattttatcctgattctatatatataataacattTGATTCATTCACATAAGAATTTTATTAACTTGTGACTATAGTAAATGAAATGCAACATTGCCAAACAATTAATCTCACAATAAATATATGAATTAGTTCAAAATCACACAAAAGACCTAATGTTTGTTTTCTTTAATATACAATGAAGAAACAGAGATCAGATCTTACAAAAACAGCAGAATAATTAAATTAAACTAAAACTACATGAATGTGTATTATATCAGAAATTAATAGTTTACCGTCGCTAGTAGGAGCAGGAGCAGGTGCGAATGATTGGGCCTCAACGCATGGAGAAACAATGCTCAACAATACCGCTAGCATCACCGCCATTGCCACCGATAGAGGTCGAATCACCGCCATTACTCAATGCAAAATGGAAAACAAACACACAGATCGAAACCCTAGAGTTggaaatgtgtgtgtgtgtgtgtgagagtggGTGTTTGCATT comes from the Helianthus annuus cultivar XRQ/B chromosome 4, HanXRQr2.0-SUNRISE, whole genome shotgun sequence genome and includes:
- the LOC110937612 gene encoding arabinogalactan protein 20; this encodes MAVIRPLSVAMAVMLAVLLSIVSPCVEAQSFAPAPAPTSDGTSIDQGVAYALMIVALLLTYLIHPLDAFPYGLF